atctatctatctatctatctatctatctatctatctatctatctatctatcttaatgACATTGAATGTAATGACCAGCGGCGTGGCCAGAGATTTTTTTTGGGGTGGAGGAGGGGGGTGCGGCCATACGTTAAGTATATTCGTGcgtatgtttgtatgtgcgcgttaTACATATGCATGCACAATTCCAAAATGTCGGTGAGGGGAAATTGACCCCCCCCCCAACTTGGCGGTAGTGTCTCAGGTCTCTTTGAGCATCTTCCACGAGATCTGTGCGTTTTTCTTGTCTTTTCGCACAGGATCATCATGATGCCTTTCTCCAACATCCACACGATGCACGGTCGGGCCAAGGATATTCGCCGAGGTCTCAGCGACCTGCCCCTGAGAAGTATTTTAGGTCGCGTCCAGGCTTTCACAGGCTTCGCTGGTGACGGAGGGGGCACGGTCACAGGTCGGAACGACTACGCGACCGAGTCACCGGCATCCGTCAAGAAAGCCGCCCAGAGCCTGACGCCTCAACCATCAGTCGTGCGCGCCAAGCAGTAGTTGGACAACGGGTGAGTTCCGCCTAGATAGGCGATCGCCAGCTACGCTTTCGTCAACCAATGCAAAATCTGGCAGTACAAGCTGTTTGACGTCTCTCAGATGTCTTTCTTTATCGTTTGTACCCATTGGCTGTTTCTAGATGTGTGGGGCATTCATTTAGTTAATGGAACTATGAAGAGGGTCAGGCTACAGTCTAATTGGTCATTCTTATTCGTACCTGCTCTTACTATTTTATAGGCAAAAATAAGTGACTTCTCGGACGCGTGAGGTTCGTCTTGGCTGTTTTTTTAATGAATTTATGGGTTTTCAATACTTTTGTTCTGTGTATAAGCCGACCACGTTCTCTGGTAATTTGATCGGTGTCGTCGTTAGCCGTGCATATTCTGACGAAACCCCGCTGAATATCGCCAGGTTTTCTTAGTATGGGGAAAGATAAAACAATAAAATTTCAATGTTACAACGCACCTCTTTGTTAAGCTGAATAGTGCGGATGGTTACCCATCCGCACCAGTTAAGAGAGTCAGCTCTCTATCACATTGTATCACGGCGGCGATCTGTACGGCCTTGCTCGGCAACTCGGCTGACCGCAATCAGTCCGACTACTGTTTGTATGGAAAAACTGCACTCAGATACTCCTGACTGTACCTCAGCAATGTTAACTGCACTGGAAGGCTGCACGTGGAGACTCTGAACCCACAGCCAGTACCTTATTGTATTGGAGGGCTACATTTAGGTATGCCTGATTCGTAATCAGCCATCCTAAAACTACTGCAAGGCTGCAGTTAAAGTTTCCTGAGGGAtgctcaagagagagagaattcatttagagagaggcagagaggttggcctgagctgtagtttgctctggcctgctactctacactggggagaagggacaggggagcgaaagagtggtgaatgacgatggtaaggtagggagatgagaatatagttccgtTACGCTGAGCGCAAATCTAAAGACGCGCATACAACCCACTGTCTTGTAAGAAGGCAACGAGTGCTTCTATAACCACATTTGTGCTATTGAcatcaggccaaggacctaacacaaccttgTAGTTTATTGGTCTACTATGATATTACCCAATCGAGGAGATCAGTTTCTGACGTTCTCGTGCATgagctggacaggcgcaaaacaTATGTTCAATTGTTTCAGTAAGTGACagtgaccacaatcgggacctgtgtcactgcagccgatcaagtgggcataacgtcttgtgaatgccacaccaagacgaatgcggtgaatcatgCATGTGATGGTTCGCTTTAGGTTGTGGGGCACTGCGTTTTCGCGAACAGATACTAATGCCTTCCTTCGGCGCGTAATGCGCAACTTCACCTTagagcactggaacaaaccagaacgccggcacaagcggcttcataaatgcgATATTCAAGAATCCTAAAGGTCAGTCAAGAGTGCTCTGTCTGATTTTTTGACAGGACATGCGGTACGTGGAACACTTATGAGTCACTATTTTTATAACGGTACGCGTCCTTTCACATGACACCCTTACAGCCTGCTCACAGCTTTCTgttttgttctgttctgttctattcTAACTACGTTGATatggagaggttgaggtttgtATCACCTGAACTACttcatttctataagttctgcaacgcaaaaaaaaaaatgttacccgtccggcaagccgaggatgccgcccgggtccaagggcttcaagccgtcacctgacgccatcatcgacggagagtgggacgggacaggggttaatcccctcttccccccgcctcgcccggacttttaataaagtttattcactcatcCATAAGCAAAAATGAATAAGTAAAGAAAAATATTAAAGCCAGTACCATGCCTCTGAAGTCTGAGTAAACAGcgcagctatgaagcaagcgccaccacctggagAAAGCAGATTGagttgttctttcttcttctttcctcctCATCATCTTCTGTCTTCTTCCTTTCTTATCTCTGtctacgtcttcttcttctatatTCCATCTTccatctttatttctttatttacccctttccatattgccctctctcctcctttccctcccccttacCTTCGATTCCCTTTCCCAaccgcttgctatactatactgtgcatggctatgctgtACCAGGAGCTGCTTGCACATGGCACATACCAACTGTCTGTGGCACATAAACGAGGATATGCCATTCTTTACCCTCATCCCTGCTCCTTTCCTTCCCCATtatctcacatcactcctcctcatcctcacttccctttcccacccacttgctatactgcactatccatggctatgctatgctaggagctgcttggcacataaccGCCGAGTTTTGTGCGTTGGACGACCGGAATTCCtgcaagcttaaacagcttcgctgttcaaaaacATGTAGCAAACTGAAAGATATGAGGAAAATAGCATGGCAATGGACAGTTCGCTTGCTGGAGTTGATATTCACGCGTTCAAAACTCCTTCTCTACCTTACAGGCAAACATCGGGCTGCGTATTCAACTCAGAGGGAGTCCGCGGCATCTGACACGACGAAGGTTGGCGATATCCTTCAACCCGGCTGCACATGCATAGCTCCCCAACTCGCATGCTCGACAGTTACCTGAGGAGAGTCTTACCTCCACTTGGGCATTCGTCAGTCAACAAGACCGCACGCGCCACATCCATCGCCGCGCTGTCCATCGGTTCACGTGTTTCAAGAAAGTGGTTTTATATTTTCAACATTTGAGAGTTCATCGATATCCAGTCAGCATGTCGAACGTTAAAATTGTCTAATACGTTTGTGATTATCGACAAAAGGGGGACAAGGCGCCAGTGATCGGAGAGGGTCAAATAATAAATTTACCTAGCAtttcttatttcttcttttcACATTCAACCTCGCAGGCATCATCTTATCAGAAAACGAAAAAGGAATGACAGCAACACACGTTCCACTCCGGGTATAAAGTTTGAAGCACGCTTCACGAATTCATTGTGCACATTGGAACCCTCAGTCTAACATCTGTCACAGCAAACCCACCACCGTGGTTCTCTCGATGGTGTTGTGCCGCTAAGCTCTAGGTCGAAGGTTCAGTTACGGCCGCTACAAAACACGCCAAAAGCAAAGCGTAATTGGATTTAGCTTCATGTTGAAGAACCCCCGGGTTGTCAAAATAAATCCTTAGTGCGAAGCTATACGAAAtgcttcgtaatcatatcgtagttctggcgCGTAAGACTCCTGATTTATTTTCTTGGAGTTCATGAGGTTTATCCGCGATGTCAGGTATTGGGCCAGTCACGTTTTTTCTTTGACTTGGATTAGAATATGTGGGAGTATTCATACAGCATTTTGTCCACCGACTGCATTTCTTGGTGTCCTTGAACGAAGTAACCCATGCAATCAACTGTCAACAGTTTACATACATCATGTcaacattttcgtgcatatctTAATTGCGCGTCAGTATTTCGCTGTGTGGGCTCATCAGTCGGCGACATCTTTTAATGTATCGTCTCATTTGAATAAAAGAGTGAACCGAGAATGGTATGtattgtttttttaacacgaaagtgttttatggtaGTGTCCACCAAGATTgtgatgacgtatttccgtcacggatatgacgtcgataAAATGGACGTTAACGGATtggaaagaaaaaactaagaaaaagcagtctcggaggccatggttaaagcgcctTGATACCATGAAAAACagtggccgcgctagcatcggggagtcgccctagccgcagttacgttctttccatttcgcttcgtgttagcgcgtgaaggctcgttgtcggagtagtgtaggttccacatgcaccaacggtgttccTCCATCGCCGACTGATtccagtgcgatagcaccgactgataaaactgctgcagtaagcgctgcagaaagacaACGATGTCGACGGGAGAATGTCCTCCCTtgatggagcgagacagaggtcagCGGGACGTGGAACACCTGCGCGCGTTCGGGGCTagagctacgaacctctgcctgccgtgttgctgaagcgcagtgtggtagtgtatgcatgagcacaggcgtaggttacccatTACtaaaaagcgcacaccgtgccgtttctctccttaattgacgacgctttgaagaagtgcatatcgagtaccagtatttattatgtgcttgttgatggcatctttgcgcgggatgcacaatacgctgtgtccaggtatatgttaaaaacttcagctaccataaTGGTTAAaccgtgatcatgggcgttagtcgtcgcgatcagggtgtcggaacgaaatgtttttcgttttggttttagtttcgttccacagcaaaaagttccgttccgtttctgttccggaacgaaaaaaaaatgttccgtaacggttcgtaatggttttttaatgaaaattttgaagttaaggtaataataaaaaacattggatttttgatgtagttacttgccctcttcttaagaaagtgggacaagggtaaaacacgttcttcagaggagcggaagtaactttaccacgaattcttaccaactagcacaaaccagtatacctttcaaagtcatagtatttattttctgaaaagtcaattacgatttttttagtgggctcagtgctgtgtgtcaagagagtgagcgcgatctcagaagaagcacgtcattgagtgtattctctgatgtgcgagaccgctgttctgataaaaagatcgccaggcctgcgcggaacgccccgtcacggtggtctagtggttatggcgctcgactgctgacccaatggtcgcgggatcgactcccggccgcggcggctgcattttcgatggaggcgaaaatgtttgaggcccgtgtacttagatttaggtgcacgttaaggaaccccaggtggtcgaaattttcggagccctccactacggcgtctctcataatcatattgtcacgtggtcgcgacgtcgacgaaggcagcagtcagcacgtccgagatgaaactctttattaggccgaacttgtggccgggaaaatgaaactccagctacagcaataaactgatagcggcgaacagagcgtcgaccgtcgatcaactgacaagcagtcaagcgcgtcggcttttatacaggcgctatcgaactttccagcgatgtcgctgttggcggcgttatctctcgacaaagctggaacattc
Above is a window of Rhipicephalus sanguineus isolate Rsan-2018 chromosome 3, BIME_Rsan_1.4, whole genome shotgun sequence DNA encoding:
- the LOC119386916 gene encoding uncharacterized protein LOC119386916 → MQRRRPHEQGTFLRRRRREASRALALLVCLVLAQKAQALPIVDRFVQNVFEPDRLNRWFTLWEKVIHLARFHVHNIPRIIMMPFSNIHTMHGRAKDIRRGLSDLPLRSILGRVQAFTGFAGDGGGTVTGRNDYATESPASVKKAAQSLTPQPSVVRAKQ